One genomic window of Nitrosomonas sp. Is35 includes the following:
- a CDS encoding ATP-binding protein translates to MESRANAAALEKEIAWFKAVLAARCDIYFCREGAIEDIHQLPPPDIAQEQSEYAQLVREYAMGFDERLVIILALLPHIQPHVLDTFLLNNQETARGFTEFGGWKGKGHSGFLPTCETAVFILAGDDLAKRFDVMRLFQPDHYLSKQQIIKVEHIASGEPFLSAMLMMSVEYLNRLTLGRHDKPDYGIHFPAKLISTSLTWDDLVLDPEVMDEIDNINTWLRHSHTILQQWNLGRNIKPGYRALFYGPPGTGKTLTATLIGSSIGVDVYRIDLSMVVSKYIGETEKNLANVFDQAVNKNWILFFDEADALFGKRTQTSSSNDRYANQEVSYLLQRVEDYPGVVILATNLKTNIDEAFARRFQTSVHFAMPDADQRLRLWQGMFAGSRLLAADADLAKLAESYELSGGAITNAVRYAAIQAIRMKRDVIIQDDLIKGVIKELLKEGRTL, encoded by the coding sequence ATGGAAAGTCGTGCAAACGCAGCTGCGCTGGAAAAAGAAATAGCCTGGTTCAAGGCGGTGCTGGCAGCACGCTGTGATATTTATTTCTGCCGGGAAGGCGCTATTGAAGATATTCATCAGTTACCGCCACCGGATATTGCTCAGGAGCAATCGGAATATGCGCAACTGGTGCGGGAATACGCCATGGGATTCGATGAGCGCCTGGTGATCATTCTAGCGCTGCTGCCGCACATTCAACCGCATGTGCTGGACACTTTTTTATTGAACAACCAGGAGACCGCGCGGGGATTTACCGAATTCGGCGGATGGAAAGGCAAAGGACACAGCGGATTTTTACCTACTTGCGAGACGGCTGTTTTCATTCTGGCGGGAGACGATCTGGCAAAGCGTTTTGACGTGATGCGCCTGTTTCAGCCCGATCATTACTTGTCCAAACAGCAGATTATCAAGGTGGAACATATCGCCAGCGGCGAGCCTTTTTTGAGCGCCATGTTGATGATGTCGGTGGAGTATTTGAACCGGTTGACGCTGGGGCGTCACGATAAACCCGATTACGGTATTCATTTTCCGGCCAAGCTGATCAGCACGTCGTTGACTTGGGACGATCTGGTGCTCGATCCGGAAGTGATGGATGAAATCGACAATATCAACACCTGGCTGCGGCATTCGCACACCATTTTGCAGCAATGGAATCTGGGCAGGAATATCAAGCCGGGTTACCGCGCGTTATTTTATGGTCCTCCCGGCACGGGAAAAACGTTGACGGCGACGTTGATCGGATCGAGCATCGGCGTCGATGTGTACCGTATCGATCTGTCGATGGTGGTATCCAAATATATCGGCGAGACCGAAAAGAATCTGGCGAATGTGTTCGATCAAGCGGTCAATAAGAATTGGATTCTTTTTTTCGATGAAGCGGATGCGTTATTCGGTAAACGAACGCAAACCAGCAGTTCGAATGACCGCTACGCGAACCAGGAAGTATCGTATTTATTGCAGCGCGTTGAGGATTATCCCGGTGTGGTGATTCTGGCGACTAATTTGAAAACCAACATCGACGAAGCCTTTGCGCGGCGTTTCCAGACCTCGGTGCATTTTGCGATGCCGGATGCCGACCAGCGTTTAAGATTGTGGCAAGGTATGTTTGCCGGCAGCCGGTTGCTGGCGGCGGACGCCGATTTGGCCAAGCTGGCGGAAAGCTATGAGCTTTCAGGCGGCGCTATTACCAATGCGGTGCGCTATGCCGCCATTCAAGCGATACGGATGAAGCGCGATGTGATTATTCAGGATGACCTGATCAAAGGCGTGATAAAAGAATTGCTAAAAGAAGGCCGAACACTGTGA
- a CDS encoding contractile injection system tape measure protein: protein MSRAHRIDEFIFDCSFDSLSLANEHEPEMNAFLTVKLLPAIDSILDEFDETGAVWRLDRVEIDLGDIPGVDFYAELVQRVQEELSDQLRALQSNLAQSGSMPVKTLPAQLPVQRLSTIQTDLEKLQDFLLTGRMPWYMDTADRHAHEKMLQQILREHSASAAWVHLLKRLPSAERTVVINRLVSQFPHRALEDVLSRITPDHAHPLLDFLRLYQRAISDMDAMPAAQTQAVNAVWEKLLAMLLQHGQAADNGVTVLDRLFREIAPLQARESLSLLKRIRQFAVQSRNEGKTGNLLYDALLAMENAYARNLHTDSTENSVLPARRNDHQDAVRDKIKGTENGRRQEEVQHSQSTAQPTEAEQTQPIHEALYSRIIAALQQAKLIDAEFASSVLRLQAAERRQRLQRLLQSPQIKPQLLQLPQSVLLDIGYWLSPPAALLIERLLAHSAVLHRLPGSSPKITQKHWKQQLWGASLDYLLSGTATEIDPAVYLQTLVRAVSPEEADLQTVLRAWYAALEHSETGGAMATLLRTLIGGAPAWQRAVEETLHFAQELNPESEASAPYRQLQQRFATGQPTAGQYSLRTLLETLATGYPAQLRQLYQDLRSRRYDVTAAQLDAIELHSLVEHLLRMESASDTADRRTFLQAIEKHADQVSDRQAYYRLLLEELLHDREIDLEAIAIQSQQTPSRFSDTPVDWNKQDKQDKQTETESATGFTAQQSTKQPFPAGDETLYATVIAALREAQLIDAHHVTVETDDQPAELRQRLRMTLRTIAVPGWVDKLPQSIRMNIAYLLAPQAAVLNEHLLAQTDKLYRVTGQNNRQQWQQRLWAASLRYLLTLDTAEITPAIYLQALARGVSDETGVQITLRAWYEALAQGEADDKTQTADFQHLPENRVEERKIDPKAIAALQQQTLPENDPTHKNQDKPITAEPVSTGPTFQPMAPQSRTGFETLYVTVMAELRRIGLIHERLAVMEEGIQPANLRQRLLTALRAIAVHDWVNQLTQSARMDIAYLLAPPAAVLNEHLLAHADTLYRAAAWIEQSSRKQWEQRLWTASLRYLLTLNTAEITPAAYLHALACDVSGETDAQITLQAWHEALAQRNTSGVLHTLLRDLTVSTQAKGQTDTVHREPAKPQAARETENIEETRLPQITAQLAEAKRSQPVHEELYSRILVALQQVKLIDAGFASSVLRLQMVERQQRLQRLLQSSQIKPRLLELPQPVLLDISYWLSLPAALLFERLLAHSTVLYRLPGSPQKTMQKHWKQRLWGASLDYLLSGTGTEIDPSAYLQALVRAVSPEETDLHTTLRAWYAALEHSETGGAIATLLRTLIGGAPARQRTVEEIPHSVQTLNPESEANAVYRQLQQRFATNYPAQLDAFELHSLIEQLLHLESAGDTTDRLTFLQAIEQHADRVSNQQAYYRLLLEELLHDREIDLEAIAIQSQQAPSRLSNTGEDWNEQAKQAKQAEAESATGSASQQSTKQHSRPGDETLYATVLAALYEAQLIDAHRAAIETSIQPAERRQRLRSILRTIAVPDWVDKLPQSIRMDIAYLLAPQAAVLNEHLLAQADKLYRVSGQENRQQWQQRLWAASLRYLLTLDAAEITPAAYLQALAHGVSDETDAQISLRAWYEALTGNKTAAAIRLLLQAVIEPPAESLHTGMENPLTETGVNPSLPVEQAVAIDWDALLNRTESTGVTEEIYIDNAGQVLAAPYLPRLFSMLKLAEEGAFADRQAAERAVHLLQFMVNEQTQSPEYQLTLNKILCGVSTGIPICREIAISAQEQETIEGLIRGMIQNWKTIGNTSISGLRETFLRRKGKLQLKEDGMWYLTVEPGVFDMLLDSLPWSFSVIKHSWMERAVHVTWR, encoded by the coding sequence ATGTCGAGAGCGCACCGCATTGATGAATTTATTTTTGACTGTTCGTTCGATTCTCTCTCGTTAGCCAATGAACACGAGCCGGAAATGAATGCTTTCCTGACAGTAAAGTTGCTGCCCGCCATCGATTCAATCCTGGATGAATTCGATGAAACCGGTGCGGTCTGGCGCTTGGATCGGGTGGAAATTGACCTGGGCGATATTCCCGGCGTGGATTTTTATGCTGAGCTGGTTCAGCGCGTGCAGGAAGAATTGAGTGATCAGTTGCGTGCGCTGCAAAGCAATTTGGCGCAATCCGGATCGATGCCGGTCAAGACGTTGCCAGCGCAATTACCGGTACAGCGGTTAAGTACAATCCAGACGGATTTGGAAAAACTACAGGATTTTTTGCTGACGGGCCGGATGCCTTGGTATATGGACACGGCAGATCGGCATGCGCACGAAAAAATGCTCCAGCAAATACTGCGCGAGCACAGCGCCAGCGCAGCTTGGGTACATCTGCTCAAACGCTTGCCATCGGCGGAAAGAACAGTAGTGATTAACCGCTTGGTTTCGCAGTTTCCGCACCGTGCATTGGAGGATGTTTTAAGCCGTATCACGCCGGATCATGCGCATCCGCTGCTGGATTTCCTGCGGCTATATCAACGGGCAATATCAGACATGGATGCCATGCCAGCCGCTCAAACACAGGCGGTCAATGCCGTATGGGAAAAGCTCTTGGCAATGCTGCTGCAACACGGTCAGGCTGCGGATAATGGGGTGACTGTGCTGGATCGCCTTTTCCGGGAAATTGCACCGCTGCAAGCGCGAGAATCGCTCTCCCTGCTGAAAAGAATCCGTCAATTCGCTGTGCAGTCTCGTAACGAAGGAAAAACCGGCAACTTACTGTATGACGCATTGCTAGCCATGGAAAATGCCTATGCACGGAATTTGCATACGGATTCCACGGAAAACTCAGTCTTGCCAGCGCGCCGGAATGACCATCAGGATGCGGTACGAGACAAGATAAAAGGGACAGAAAATGGGCGTAGGCAAGAAGAGGTACAACACTCGCAGAGCACTGCACAACCCACTGAAGCAGAACAAACCCAGCCGATACATGAAGCATTGTATTCCCGCATCATAGCCGCGCTGCAACAGGCGAAGCTGATCGATGCGGAATTTGCTTCGAGCGTGCTGCGGCTGCAAGCGGCTGAACGGCGGCAACGGTTGCAGCGCTTACTGCAATCGCCGCAAATAAAACCCCAGCTGCTCCAGCTGCCGCAATCGGTTCTGCTGGACATCGGCTACTGGCTGTCGCCGCCAGCAGCGCTGCTGATCGAACGCCTGCTGGCGCATAGCGCCGTCCTGCACCGGTTGCCGGGATCGTCCCCAAAAATAACCCAGAAACACTGGAAGCAGCAGTTATGGGGCGCGAGTCTGGATTACCTGTTGTCCGGAACCGCGACGGAGATCGATCCGGCCGTATACTTGCAAACGCTCGTGCGCGCTGTCTCTCCGGAAGAAGCGGACTTGCAGACAGTGCTCCGCGCCTGGTACGCAGCGCTGGAACACAGCGAAACCGGCGGCGCGATGGCGACGTTATTGCGAACCCTTATCGGCGGCGCACCGGCATGGCAGCGGGCAGTAGAAGAAACCTTGCACTTCGCTCAGGAGCTAAACCCGGAAAGCGAAGCAAGCGCTCCTTACCGGCAACTCCAGCAACGTTTCGCAACTGGTCAGCCGACCGCCGGGCAGTACAGCCTACGCACGCTGCTGGAAACGTTAGCAACCGGTTACCCGGCGCAACTGCGGCAACTGTATCAAGACCTGCGCAGCCGCCGCTACGATGTAACGGCAGCGCAACTGGACGCAATCGAATTGCACAGCTTGGTTGAACATCTGCTGCGGATGGAATCCGCCAGCGACACTGCCGACCGGCGCACTTTCCTGCAGGCGATAGAGAAACATGCCGATCAAGTCAGTGACCGGCAAGCCTACTACCGGTTGCTGCTGGAAGAGCTACTGCATGACCGGGAAATCGACCTGGAAGCGATTGCAATCCAGTCGCAGCAAACACCTTCCCGGTTCAGTGATACCCCGGTAGACTGGAACAAACAAGACAAGCAAGACAAGCAAACCGAAACGGAATCAGCAACCGGATTCACTGCACAACAATCAACCAAACAACCCTTCCCGGCAGGCGACGAAACACTGTATGCAACAGTAATCGCAGCCTTGCGCGAGGCACAGCTGATCGACGCGCATCATGTAACAGTTGAAACAGACGACCAACCGGCTGAGCTCAGGCAACGGTTACGCATGACACTGCGCACGATAGCCGTACCCGGCTGGGTGGATAAACTGCCGCAATCCATACGGATGAATATCGCGTACCTGCTGGCACCGCAAGCGGCGGTGCTGAATGAACACCTGCTGGCGCAGACAGACAAGCTTTACCGGGTAACCGGACAAAATAACCGGCAGCAATGGCAACAGCGTTTATGGGCCGCTAGCCTGCGGTATCTGTTGACCCTGGATACTGCTGAGATCACACCGGCGATCTACTTGCAGGCACTCGCACGCGGCGTATCGGATGAGACTGGTGTGCAGATCACACTACGGGCTTGGTATGAAGCGTTGGCGCAAGGCGAAGCCGATGATAAAACGCAAACGGCTGACTTTCAGCATCTGCCGGAAAACCGGGTAGAAGAACGGAAAATTGATCCGAAAGCGATTGCAGCGTTACAGCAGCAGACATTGCCTGAAAACGATCCTACCCATAAAAATCAGGATAAGCCGATCACAGCCGAACCGGTGAGCACCGGACCAACTTTCCAACCAATGGCGCCGCAATCCCGAACCGGTTTTGAGACACTGTATGTCACCGTCATGGCGGAACTGCGCAGAATAGGGCTGATTCATGAGCGTCTCGCGGTTATGGAAGAAGGTATTCAGCCTGCGAACCTCAGACAACGGTTACTGACTGCATTGCGTGCGATAGCCGTACACGACTGGGTGAATCAGCTGACGCAATCGGCCCGGATGGATATTGCCTATTTGTTAGCCCCGCCAGCGGCAGTACTGAATGAACATCTACTGGCGCACGCGGATACGCTATACCGGGCGGCTGCCTGGATTGAACAAAGCAGCCGGAAGCAATGGGAACAGCGCTTATGGACGGCCAGCCTGCGCTATTTGTTGACCCTGAACACCGCCGAGATCACACCGGCGGCTTACTTGCATGCACTCGCATGCGATGTATCGGGTGAGACCGACGCGCAGATCACGCTACAGGCTTGGCATGAGGCGCTGGCGCAGCGTAACACTTCCGGTGTGTTGCATACACTACTGAGAGACCTCACTGTGAGCACTCAGGCAAAGGGGCAAACGGACACGGTACACCGTGAACCGGCAAAACCGCAGGCGGCAAGAGAAACTGAAAATATAGAAGAAACCAGATTGCCGCAGATCACTGCACAACTCGCTGAAGCAAAACGATCCCAGCCGGTGCATGAGGAACTGTATTCCCGCATCCTAGTAGCGCTGCAACAGGTGAAGCTGATCGACGCAGGCTTTGCTTCGAGCGTGCTGCGGCTGCAAATGGTGGAGCGGCAGCAACGGTTGCAACGTTTGCTGCAATCGTCGCAAATCAAACCCCGGCTGCTTGAATTGCCGCAACCAGTTCTGCTCGATATCAGCTACTGGCTGTCGCTGCCTGCGGCGCTGCTATTCGAACGCCTGCTGGCGCATAGCACAGTCCTGTACCGGCTGCCCGGATCGCCCCAAAAAACAATGCAGAAACACTGGAAGCAGCGGCTGTGGGGCGCGAGTCTGGATTATCTGTTGTCCGGAACCGGCACAGAGATCGATCCGTCCGCCTACTTGCAAGCGCTTGTGCGCGCTGTTTCTCCGGAAGAAACTGACTTACATACAACGCTCCGTGCCTGGTACGCAGCGCTGGAACACAGCGAAACCGGCGGCGCGATAGCGACGTTATTGCGAACCCTCATCGGCGGCGCACCGGCACGGCAGCGGACAGTAGAAGAAATCCCGCATTCCGTTCAGACACTGAACCCGGAAAGCGAAGCAAACGCTGTTTACCGGCAGCTTCAGCAACGCTTCGCAACCAATTATCCGGCGCAACTGGATGCATTCGAGTTGCACAGCCTGATTGAACAACTACTGCACTTGGAATCCGCCGGTGACACTACCGACCGACTCACTTTTCTGCAAGCGATAGAGCAGCACGCGGATCGCGTCAGTAACCAGCAAGCCTACTACCGGTTGCTGCTGGAAGAGTTATTGCACGACCGGGAAATCGACTTGGAAGCGATTGCAATCCAATCACAGCAGGCACCCTCCCGGCTCAGTAATACCGGTGAAGATTGGAACGAACAAGCCAAACAAGCCAAACAAGCGGAAGCGGAATCAGCAACCGGATCAGCTTCGCAGCAATCAACGAAACAACATTCCCGGCCAGGCGACGAAACACTGTACGCAACAGTACTCGCAGCCTTGTACGAGGCACAACTGATCGATGCCCATCGCGCAGCCATAGAAACAAGCATTCAACCGGCTGAACGCAGGCAACGATTACGCAGCATATTGCGCACGATTGCCGTACCCGACTGGGTGGATAAACTACCGCAATCCATACGGATGGATATTGCTTACCTGTTGGCGCCGCAAGCGGCAGTGCTGAATGAGCACCTGCTGGCGCAGGCAGACAAGTTATACCGGGTAAGTGGACAAGAAAATCGGCAACAGTGGCAACAGCGCTTATGGGCCGCCAGCCTGCGTTATCTGCTGACTCTGGATGCCGCTGAGATCACACCGGCGGCCTACTTGCAGGCGCTCGCACACGGCGTATCGGACGAAACCGATGCGCAGATCTCGCTACGAGCTTGGTATGAAGCGTTGACAGGGAATAAAACTGCTGCTGCGATTCGTTTATTGTTACAGGCAGTGATCGAACCTCCAGCTGAGTCGCTGCACACTGGAATGGAAAATCCACTGACCGAAACCGGAGTCAATCCATCGTTGCCGGTTGAGCAAGCAGTGGCCATCGATTGGGATGCCTTGCTGAATAGAACTGAGTCGACCGGTGTCACAGAAGAAATTTATATCGATAATGCCGGGCAAGTATTGGCAGCACCGTATTTGCCGCGGCTTTTCAGCATGCTGAAACTGGCCGAGGAGGGCGCTTTTGCCGATCGCCAAGCAGCCGAGCGTGCAGTGCATTTGCTGCAGTTCATGGTCAACGAGCAAACGCAATCGCCGGAATACCAGCTGACACTGAACAAAATTCTATGCGGCGTATCGACCGGCATTCCGATCTGCCGGGAAATCGCTATCAGCGCGCAGGAACAGGAAACGATCGAAGGGCTGATCCGCGGCATGATTCAGAACTGGAAAACCATCGGTAATACCTCCATCAGCGGTTTACGCGAGACATTCCTGCGGCGTAAAGGGAAGTTGCAATTAAAAGAGGATGGCATGTGGTATTTGACGGTCGAGCCCGGCGTGTTTGATATGCTGCTGGATAGTTTGCCGTGGAGTTTTTCCGTCATCAAGCACAGCTGGATGGAGCGTGCGGTTCATGTCACCTGGCGCTAA
- a CDS encoding baseplate J/gp47 family protein, translated as MKLRTDWSTQYHLHISDGKSQEKRLLPALERDYFNVADMRFHTLLALLVEYAQVMKFYNLNNREDGTWAHFFSLDETVVIATILAVDLDKLATGAAAQSNTADDELAKALRALSAREISQHMLSSYTAVRLLDRWLQLLSRTKNAIGTELRKVLESVITGLRKDIDVLGQYLAEHVAHHTLETIFSRDLMTLLQVTEETTLSHANATVDVADAVPIRSSFYAFVKAIEMVQGSAEKLLSVSLTSKDHEPAAGLLLAFLQLFQKLHNKINRFTLNYVDFYYDQVLKVQPRGFTPDHVYLALVPNKKNHTVLIPKGTEFLAGKDENKQDIVYTADDDVLINDASVSAIHTLFFKRDPLNFPENGLNESVVLNDRASAITRQIPTGGWLNDVPVLSGDSVLNGENLPAYPLFGAPKEGEETILLQHARIGFALASKALWLQEGRRTVSIHMKYAAGPGITLEQWIRKIAATMQPSGSAGEITPILEQQAFFKAFRDIFIISLSTSGGWREIAEYLPSYSGIAQQQVENSLTLTFFLPENFPAVVPYDCKIHGEGYETGLPVVRLVLNPKSYLYPYGILSKLELERIRIDVAVEGCRTVQLHNNIGQLSPLAPFAPFGPLPEVGSYLIVGCPEAAGKQLSDFNVEIQWGGLPAGIGGFKTHYQGYETFDDTDFRVSTTVLSNGKWLPENAKAAVVNSLFHIKTGLDGGSEVSAYRKLSCAPVISYWSPVEYRNALTEFGYTPSTHRGFFKFTLTGPGSAFGHRDYPTALANVLTFNAKQKHAKFLKRVPNPPYTPMITSIAVNYKASAQMIMGKEEVNCVAALRERMIYLHPLGWKNVTVRADQANYLLPQFLHSGNLLIGLKGLTGGGVITLYFYLRENSLPIEADSLKEMQWFYLADNQWFPLSAKEIVSDSTQRFMRSGIITLNIPADISQDNTVLPAGLSWLRVSSDHDLDKFCSLYSIHAQALRASRYLEQNTVPGNSIRLPAGAVLRARKSIPGIGAVKQIQPSFGGRLAEDRAQLRIRVSERLRHKKRALLPADYELLILEQFPQIYKVKCFPGMNPDFVFKQRFSPGHVLIVVVPYLARNESVTQKPLLNGHLIEEIQDFINQYVPPFVTAHIINPVYEVIQVRCTVKLKNALLAGMYLERLNRAISDFLSPWNETVGYTRHFGWMVSKHEIESFIQSLDYVDRVTNLSILRIAPAGEDFFDLFDSADKTEDSEVKDIVPVYPWSIVAPIQQHFIEMDDRYDLIEPEMTGIGELEIGSTFIISDEKWREKIEKH; from the coding sequence ATGAAGCTTCGCACCGATTGGTCAACACAATATCATCTGCACATCAGTGACGGTAAGAGTCAGGAGAAAAGATTATTACCGGCGCTGGAGAGGGATTATTTCAACGTCGCCGATATGCGTTTTCACACCTTATTGGCGCTGCTGGTTGAATATGCGCAAGTGATGAAGTTTTATAACTTGAATAACCGGGAAGACGGAACCTGGGCGCATTTTTTCTCACTGGACGAGACGGTTGTCATTGCCACGATTCTGGCTGTTGATCTGGATAAGCTGGCGACCGGCGCCGCCGCTCAGAGCAATACGGCTGACGATGAATTGGCAAAGGCATTGCGTGCATTGTCCGCAAGAGAAATCAGCCAGCATATGCTGTCGTCTTATACTGCGGTCAGGTTGTTGGACCGGTGGCTGCAATTACTGTCGCGGACAAAAAATGCCATCGGTACCGAATTGCGCAAGGTGTTGGAAAGCGTTATTACCGGACTCAGGAAAGATATCGATGTGCTCGGGCAATATTTGGCTGAGCATGTCGCGCATCACACGCTCGAAACGATTTTCTCCCGCGATTTAATGACATTGTTGCAAGTGACGGAAGAAACCACGCTCAGTCACGCCAATGCAACGGTTGATGTGGCCGATGCCGTTCCGATCCGGTCCAGTTTCTATGCGTTTGTCAAAGCCATTGAGATGGTGCAAGGCAGTGCGGAAAAATTATTGTCCGTTTCGTTAACCAGCAAGGATCACGAACCCGCCGCGGGATTGCTGCTTGCCTTCTTGCAGCTGTTTCAGAAACTGCACAATAAAATTAATCGCTTCACGTTGAATTATGTCGATTTTTATTACGATCAGGTGCTCAAGGTTCAACCGCGCGGTTTCACACCCGATCATGTTTATTTGGCGCTCGTTCCGAACAAAAAGAATCACACCGTATTGATACCGAAAGGAACGGAATTTCTCGCCGGTAAGGATGAGAACAAGCAGGATATTGTTTATACCGCTGACGACGATGTCCTGATAAACGATGCCTCGGTGAGCGCTATTCATACGTTATTTTTTAAGCGCGATCCGCTGAATTTTCCCGAAAATGGTTTGAACGAATCGGTCGTGTTGAATGATCGAGCCAGTGCGATCACCCGGCAGATCCCTACCGGCGGCTGGTTGAACGACGTGCCGGTTTTAAGCGGCGATAGTGTGCTGAACGGCGAAAATCTCCCGGCATACCCATTATTCGGCGCGCCGAAAGAAGGTGAGGAAACCATTCTGCTGCAGCATGCCCGCATCGGATTCGCGCTGGCCAGCAAGGCGCTGTGGCTGCAAGAAGGACGCCGTACGGTCTCTATTCACATGAAATACGCCGCTGGACCGGGAATCACTCTGGAACAATGGATCCGGAAAATCGCGGCAACCATGCAACCGTCCGGCAGCGCCGGTGAAATAACGCCGATCCTCGAGCAGCAAGCTTTTTTTAAAGCATTCCGGGATATTTTCATCATCAGCTTGTCGACCTCAGGCGGATGGCGGGAGATCGCGGAATATCTGCCATCCTATTCAGGCATTGCGCAGCAACAAGTAGAAAACAGCCTGACGCTGACTTTTTTCCTGCCGGAAAACTTTCCGGCGGTCGTTCCCTACGATTGCAAAATTCACGGTGAGGGTTATGAAACCGGATTGCCTGTGGTGCGATTAGTTTTGAATCCCAAGAGCTACTTATATCCCTATGGGATTCTGAGCAAGCTCGAGTTGGAGCGGATCCGCATCGATGTCGCGGTGGAAGGATGCCGCACGGTGCAATTGCACAATAACATCGGACAATTATCCCCGCTCGCGCCGTTTGCGCCGTTTGGCCCGCTGCCGGAGGTTGGTTCGTATCTGATCGTGGGATGCCCGGAAGCAGCCGGAAAGCAATTGTCGGATTTCAACGTCGAAATCCAGTGGGGCGGTTTACCTGCCGGTATCGGCGGTTTTAAAACCCATTACCAGGGCTATGAAACATTCGACGATACCGACTTCCGCGTCAGCACAACGGTACTGTCCAATGGCAAATGGCTGCCGGAGAATGCCAAAGCGGCGGTTGTCAATTCCCTGTTTCACATTAAAACCGGTTTGGATGGCGGCAGCGAAGTCAGCGCGTACCGTAAATTGTCGTGCGCACCGGTCATTTCCTATTGGAGTCCTGTTGAATATCGCAATGCTTTGACAGAATTTGGTTACACGCCCTCCACCCATCGCGGTTTCTTCAAATTCACCCTGACGGGGCCGGGGTCAGCATTCGGTCATCGCGATTATCCCACGGCATTGGCTAATGTACTGACTTTCAACGCTAAACAGAAACATGCCAAGTTTCTTAAACGCGTGCCAAATCCGCCGTACACACCGATGATTACATCCATCGCAGTCAACTATAAAGCTTCTGCGCAAATGATCATGGGCAAGGAAGAAGTCAATTGCGTTGCAGCGCTGCGGGAAAGAATGATCTATTTGCATCCGTTGGGGTGGAAGAATGTCACTGTGCGAGCCGATCAAGCGAATTATTTATTGCCGCAATTTCTCCACTCCGGGAATTTGCTGATCGGTTTGAAAGGATTGACCGGCGGTGGTGTGATTACGCTTTATTTTTATTTGCGTGAGAACTCATTGCCGATAGAAGCTGATTCGCTGAAGGAAATGCAGTGGTTTTATCTGGCGGATAACCAATGGTTTCCGCTCAGCGCTAAAGAAATCGTATCCGATTCCACGCAGCGGTTCATGCGGTCGGGAATTATCACGTTGAATATTCCGGCGGATATTTCCCAGGATAATACCGTATTACCGGCCGGATTATCCTGGTTGCGGGTGTCGTCCGATCACGATCTGGACAAATTTTGCAGTTTGTATTCAATCCATGCGCAGGCGTTAAGAGCCAGCCGGTATCTGGAACAGAATACCGTGCCGGGCAATTCCATCCGCTTGCCTGCCGGTGCGGTGTTGCGTGCGCGCAAATCAATTCCGGGCATAGGCGCCGTCAAACAAATTCAACCCTCTTTTGGCGGCCGTTTGGCGGAAGATCGCGCTCAGTTGCGCATCCGCGTCAGCGAGCGGTTGAGGCATAAGAAGCGCGCGTTGTTGCCAGCCGATTATGAATTGCTGATACTGGAGCAGTTTCCGCAAATCTATAAGGTGAAGTGTTTTCCCGGCATGAACCCTGATTTTGTGTTCAAGCAGCGCTTCAGTCCCGGTCATGTGCTGATTGTGGTGGTGCCTTATCTCGCCCGGAATGAAAGCGTCACGCAGAAACCGCTGCTGAATGGCCACCTGATTGAAGAAATACAGGATTTTATCAACCAGTATGTGCCGCCGTTTGTGACCGCGCATATCATTAACCCAGTGTACGAAGTCATCCAGGTGCGCTGCACGGTCAAGCTGAAGAACGCATTGCTGGCCGGTATGTATCTGGAACGGTTGAACCGGGCGATATCGGATTTTCTGTCGCCGTGGAACGAGACCGTGGGATATACCCGCCACTTTGGCTGGATGGTCAGTAAACATGAAATTGAGTCTTTTATTCAGAGCCTCGATTATGTCGACCGTGTCACCAATCTTTCGATACTGCGTATTGCCCCGGCGGGTGAAGACTTTTTCGATCTGTTTGATAGCGCCGATAAAACGGAGGATTCGGAAGTGAAAGATATTGTTCCGGTATATCCCTGGAGTATCGTGGCGCCTATCCAGCAGCATTTTATCGAGATGGACGATCGCTACGATTTAATCGAGCCGGAAATGACCGGCATCGGCGAACTCGAAATTGGCAGTACTTTTATAATTTCTGACGAAAAATGGCGCGAAAAGATAGAAAAACACTAG
- a CDS encoding GPW/gp25 family protein, giving the protein MSTDKSFLGTGWGFPPEFGQYGSMRTVSAEEDIHESLYILLSTNPGERVMQPTYGCGLKSQVFEEINETAVTVMVDLIKRAILFFEPRVVVENIRVDSGNPEDILNGLIKIDITYIVRTTNNRHNIVYPFYFTEGTNVKL; this is encoded by the coding sequence ATGAGTACCGATAAATCTTTTCTGGGTACCGGCTGGGGATTTCCGCCCGAGTTCGGGCAATATGGATCAATGCGCACGGTGTCGGCTGAAGAGGATATCCATGAAAGTCTGTATATCCTTCTGTCGACCAATCCCGGTGAGCGCGTGATGCAACCCACGTACGGCTGTGGTTTAAAAAGTCAGGTCTTTGAAGAGATCAATGAGACGGCGGTCACGGTCATGGTTGACCTGATCAAGCGCGCGATTCTTTTTTTTGAACCTCGCGTTGTGGTGGAAAATATCCGGGTGGATTCCGGTAACCCGGAAGATATCTTGAATGGCTTGATCAAGATTGATATCACCTACATCGTGCGGACCACAAATAACCGCCACAATATCGTGTACCCGTTTTATTTCACTGAAGGCACGAATGTTAAATTATAG